In one Conger conger chromosome 5, fConCon1.1, whole genome shotgun sequence genomic region, the following are encoded:
- the LOC133129809 gene encoding xaa-Arg dipeptidase-like, whose amino-acid sequence MAALVSGVSQEKLRQWKQKAGDYIDEAKDKLYALSKDIWSCPELAYEEKQSHDRLVHFFTDEQGWTVDSHYKLETAFRATWGPVGGKEGDVVVNVGLLCEYDALPGIGHACGHNLIAEVGAAAALGLKGVLESISECPVRVKVTVLGTPAEENYGGKIDLILAGAFEGMDMVFMAHPSQEDAPYLPDVAEHDVTVRYHGKASHAAAYPWEGVNALDAAVLAYNNLSVLRQQLRPDWRLHGIIKHGGVKPNIIPAYTELEFYLRTPKRHDLPAIRSKAEMCFRSAAMATGCQVDLEYAKHEYHNILRNNTLDRLYKTNGEALGIDFTTDQEVLTTSSGSTDFGNVSYVVPGIHPYFYIGSQALNHTEEYTAAAGAEKAQFYTLRTAKVLVMTALDVLFCPGVLQRVRAEFSEALLKDERERKRRAGGDSSEPKHCGGAAALH is encoded by the exons ATGGCAGCACTGGTCAGCGGTGTATCTCAAGAAAAACTACGTCAGTGGAAACAAAAAGCCGGCGACTATATAGACGAAGCCAAGGACAAGCTCTATGCTCTCAGCAAAGACATATGGAGCTGTCCAGAGCTTGCCTATGAAGAAAAACAGTCCCACGACAGACTCGTACACTTCTTCACAGACGAACAGGGATGGACTGTAGACAGTCACTACAAGCTGGAAACAGCATTTCGGGCGACTTGGGGACCCGTTGGTGGCAAAGAGGGTGATGTCGTTGTTAATGTTGGTCTACTTTGTGAATACGATGCATTGCCCGGTATTGGACATGCATGTGGACATAACCTTATCGCAGAAGTGGGTGCTGCAGCAGCCCTTGGACTGAAGGGTGTGTTGGAAAGCATATCCGAGTGTCCTGTCCGCGTCAAG GTGACTGTGCTTGGAACCCCTGCAGAGGAGAATTACGGGGGGAAGATCGATTTGATTCTGGCTGGGGCCTTCGAGGGCATGGACATGGTGTTCATGGCCCACCCTTCCCAGGAAGATGCTCCATACCTTCCGGATGTGGCCGAGCATGA cgTGACGGTGAGGTACCATGGGAAAGCTTCGCATGCCGCGGCGTACCCCTGGGAGGGGGTCAACGCTCTGGATGCAGCTGTCCTCGCGTACAACAACCTCTCTGTGCTCAGACAGCAGCTGAGGCCCGACTGGAGGCTGCACG GTATCATTAAACATGGTGGAGTAAAGCCCAACATCATCCCAGCCTACACTGAGCTGGAGTTCTACCTTCGCACCCCCAAGCGTCACGACCTGCCTGCCATCAGATCCAAGGCAGAGATGTGCTTCAGGTCTGCGGCCATGGCAACTGGTTGCCAG GTGGATCTCGAATACGCCAAGCACGAGTACCACAACATCCTCCGTAacaacaccctggacaggctgtACAAGACGAACGGAGAGGCCCTGGGCATCGATTTCACCACGGACCAGGAGGTGTTGACCACGTCCTCTG GCTCCACCGATTTTGGAAATGTGTCTTATGTGGTTCCTGGGATCCACCCCTACTTTTACATCGGCTCTCAGGCCCTGAACCACACGGAGGAGTATACAGCGGCAGCTG GCGCAGAGAAGGCCCAGTTCTACACCCTGCGGACGGCCAAGGTCCTGGTCATGACCGCCCTGGACGTGCTCTTCTGCCCCGGGGTGCTGCAGCGGGTGCGGGCGGAGTTCAGCGAGGCCCTCCTGAAGgacgagagggagaggaagagaagggcGGGCGGAGACAGCTCCGAGCCCAAGCACTGCGGGGGTGCGGCCGCGTTGCACTGA
- the pnrc1 gene encoding proline-rich nuclear receptor coactivator 1, giving the protein MLGETVIQCVESNLDNIENSKPSGLTSHHAGASLNKTRQALLKKGGRRFRSSPAGLQGRHHHCPQQHPKHPGVLRSNPTRFTDINNNTVVAGSKPPVPPNTETAASRIQATVLTLHQFKQGAKKELLKTKTGRGEKAPQPGGQSLHSFSKHEHTGQNLNARCQKNKHSNALGSVPSGKRNDNSCRQKPSSPLELYRRGGKKPLNLAANVNIVNVSPAEPPIAEENLNDGEKTYAGAKFSEPPSPSVLPKPPSHWMGEKAPVHSDNSREQMTVHLKTLLKVQAKP; this is encoded by the exons ATGCTTGGGGAAACAGTCATTCAGTGTGTCGAATCAAACCTCGACAATATCGAGAACAGCAAACCCTCGGGTTTGACATCGCACCATGCAGGGGCCAGTCTGAACAAAACAAGACAGGCTCTGCTGAAGAAAGGAGGCAGGAGATTCCGTTCATCTCCGGCGGGGTTGCAGGGGCGACACCATCACTGCCCACAGCAGCATCCGAAACACCCTGGCGTGCTAAGGAGCAACCCCACACGCTTCACAGACATCAACAACAACACCGTTGTGGCCGGATCAAAACCCCCTGTGCCGCCAAACACCGAGACTGCTGCTTCTCGTATACAGGCCACGGTATTAACACTCCACCAATTCAAACAGGGAGCCAAAAAAGAG TTGCTGAAGACGAAGACTGGCAGGGGAGAAAAGGCACCCCAGCCAGGCGGCCAGTCCCTTCATAGCTTCAGTAAACACGAGCATACTGGCCAGAACCTGAACGCCCGCTGCCAGAAGAACAAGCACAGTAATGCACTTGGCAGCGTTCCATCAGGCAAGAGAAATGACAACAGCTGCCGCCAGAAGCCTTCCTCGCCCCTCGAGCTCTACCGCAGAGGGGGGAAAAAGCCTTTGAACCTGGCTGCTAATGTCAATATTGTGAATGTGAGCCCAGCCGAGCCCCCCATAGCAGAAGAGAACCTCAATGACGGGGAGAAGACTTACGCTGGAGCAAAGTTCAGCGAACCTCCTTCCCCCAGTGTTCTGCCAAAGCCGCCCAGCCATTGGATGGGAGAGAAAGCCCCCGTACATTCCGACAACAGCCGAGAGCAAATGACTGTGCATTTAAAGACTCTGCTGAAGGTCCAGGCAAAGCCATGA